A window of Castanea sativa cultivar Marrone di Chiusa Pesio chromosome 8, ASM4071231v1 genomic DNA:
TTGGAGTCAAAAGAAGGAAAACCCAGTTGCTTATCTTATAGGATTGAGAAGTTGCCGAAGGGTGAGTCCGTTGGGTTAGCATTTCAAAGCTGGATGGGTGATGGGTTTCCCATTCACAGAGGCGACATTTTCCACGCCATTAACCGTCTTAGGAAGCTCAAGATGAACAAACGCGCACTTGAGGTGACTCTCTCTCTTGAAAAGCTATGGCTGTGGATTTCAGTTTGATAAACCAAGCTCATGGACTTGTTTATTTTTCCTATGTTTGTAAAGATGGTGTTAGAATGATGATTAAAAAGCTCTCACTTATGTGGGGTTTAGGAGAGATGATTGGTAAATAACCTTAACTTTAAgtattttttaagagaatgatTCCCAGACTTGAACCCATGACATGTCGCTTCAAAAAAGTGGTAGTTTAATGAATTATTGTAGTATCATAGCATACAAGTGATAAATAAAGGTATCACCTCAACATGTTCAAATAGTTCAATTAGAggaattattgttttattagcTTAAAAGTGGTGAGAAATATTGGTTGTGATTTTGATTTCTgttttttcctcaaattttcCTTGGCAATTGATCTATATGCTAATGCAATATCAATTATAAGCAAAGCACATTACTGTTGCGGATTGCTTAGAAAGCAAAGATGATACGAATTCATTACAAATTTATGGTTAGTTCTTACCTCTGTGTCATCTCAAAAGTAATTTTACCAAAGACATGGTAATGACATCCATAGTAGAACCATTGGATTATCACTGGCATTTTTACtgattttcaaattgaattCACCTTCATCATTTCCCCCTGCATACGTGATCCCCTTCTTAACTGAATTGAGTTGTACTGACAAGCATAACCACTGTGAGATTTGATAACCCTGAGCTATTTGTTTGCTTTGACAGGTAATGGAATGGGTGATCAGGGAAAAGCCCTACAGGCCCAAGGAATTAGACTACTCTTATCTTTTGGAATTTACAACTAAATTTCATGGGATTTTGCAGGGTGAAAAACTCTTCTCTTGTGTCCCTCCTGAGTTTCAGAATGATTTGCTCTACAATAATCTTGTGATTGCATGCTTGGATAAGGGGTCAATAAGGCTTTCACTTGCATACATGAAGAAGATGAGGGATTTGGGTCATCCCATCTCACACTTGATCTTCAACCGCCTCATAATCCTCCATTCCTCCCCAAGCCGTAAGAAAATCATCCCCAAAATCCTGACTCAAATGAAGGCTGATAAGGTGACTCCACATGTCTCCACCTATAACATTCTTATGAAAATGGAGGCCAATGAACACAATATTGAAGGGCTCATGAAGGTATATGGTGACATGAAACATGCAAAAGTCGAGCCTAATGAAGTATCTTATTGCATAATAGCTACTGCACATGCAGTGGCAAGGTTGTACACTGTGGCTGAAGCCTATGTTGAAGCAGTGGAAAAGTCTGTTACAGGGGATAACTGGTCAACTCTAGATGTTCTAATCATATTGTATGGGTATttagggaaaggaaaggagctAGAGAGAACATTGGGCATTGTGCAAGAACTCCCCCATGTTAGGTCTAAAAGTTACATACTTGCAATTGAAGCATTTGGTAGAATTGGACAGCTGAGTCGGGCTGAAGAGCTTTGGTTATATATGAAGTCGGTAAAAGGGTTAAGATCTAGTGACCAGTTCAACTCTATGATATCTGTATTCTGCAAACACGGGTTGATTGATAGAGCATCTAGGCTTTTCAAGGAAATGGAGATGATTGAGTGCAAGCCAAATGCCATAACTTATCGACATCTTGCTTTGGGTTGCTTGAAAGCAGACTTGGTGGAAGAAGCCTTGAGAACTCTAGAATTGGGGATGGATCTAACAGCGAGCAAAAGAGTCAGGCATTCTACTCCATGGTTGGAGACCACTCTTTCGATAGTTGAGATTTTTGCAGAAAAGGGTGATTTGGTGAATGTGGAGAAATTGTTTGAAGAGCTTACAAAAGCTAGGTATACCAAGTATACATTTGTGTACAATACTTTGCTCAAGGCATATGTGAAGGCCAAGAAATATGATCcaaattttttgagaaggatGATTCTAGGAGGTGCTAGGCCAGATGCTGAGACCTATAGCCTGATGAAACTTGCTGAGCAGTTTCAGAGCTGAAGTTAATCTGTTGTatgcttagtttatttattcATGTTTCTTGATTCTTCTCAGCACAAAGAGcaaatcaaatttctaagtGGAAGATAGTAAGAAGAGAGGTAGGAAATTAGGGAGGATCATCTGGTACATTCTGATTACAGTTATGATTAATGTGAAgattctgagagaataatatgCTCAATTTTACTTCCTGCTTCAGCTTCACCCCTTGGTTGAAATAGGTGAATTATGAGAAAATGAGTCTCGTTTGCAACCCCCCTACCCAATTTGACACAGCCTCTCTGTCAGTCCTATTTGACACAGACTCTCACCCAACGTTCTCCATTGCAGGCAACCTCATCTCCCCCCTCCTAAtattcatcccctctctccctTCCCCCACCACCTCACTGTCTGGTTTTTCTTCCTCCACTTCCCTCCTGTGCGAAGCTGCATTGTTTTCAGCTTTCTCAGCTGGCTCTCTCTGTTCCAAGCACTGACAGGTAAGTAATTTTCtttgctcaatttttttttttcctatggtCTGTTCTGATCTTTGCATTTTGTATCAACTTTTCTCAAATGACAATTCGTAGTTAAGTTGGTTATTGAATGTTGCTCTTGCTTTTGAGCAATGTAAAATCCCAGTTGTATGCTTTTGTGGATTTTTACTTTGCCTACAATCTGTTTGTTGAATAGCTTTCTTGTCTCTCAAATAGGTTCTTGTCAATAGGCACACAAAAACTCTCTGTTGTGGAGCATTTAGCTTAATTGGATTTGTAAAGCTTTCTTTAAGAAACGATTGGAGCATCCTTGCCCCTTGATTCTTTCAAGTGTGTAGGGGAGTTTGGAATAGAAACATGGAACTACTAGTGACATTAATTTTAGTGGAAACTTTCTTGGGTGATTTTAAGTTGAAAATAAAGGGAATGGATAATGATTTTGTGACATTTGTAGGAAGACTGGTGAtgtattattaaaatttgtGGTTTTGATGTTATTTAAACAGCTGTGCAAAATGTAGTGATTCTGGTAATTTCTATTTAACAAAGGGGTGTGGATGTTGATTGTGATATTATGTTGAGGTGGGAATTTTCAAATTCTTGCGTGAAATACTTGGCTCTTGCTTGAAGTTTTGAGAACTGTGAACAGACTATTCTTGATCTGAACCTTTTctctttaaaactttttttgatTGGATGTTAGCATTGGGTTCTTTTTTATTGTGTTCATTATTAGATATTTGGTCTTTAAGGTCTCTCCCTTGTGTAGTTTCGGATCATTGTCCTATTATTGTGGAGGTAGGTGGTTGGGCGAGGGGATGAGTtcctttaaatttgaaaatatgtggctTAAAGTGGAGGGTTTTGTGGACCAAGTTAGCTGCTGGTGGAACGGTTATCATTTTGTGGGACCCCCTAGATATGTTTTTATGTGCACTAGATGGGGGAGGTAGGAGTTGGAACTTACTTTTCCGCTGTGAATTTAATGACCGGGAAATGGGGAGATTTTACTCTTTCTTTGAGCATGTTTCTGCCAGAATTCCAAGGGGGGATTTTAATTTGGCAATTAAATCGTAGTGGTATTTTTTATGTGCTCTCCTTTTATAATTCTTTATTGAAAGCCCCTTTTGTCTCCTTCCCTTGGCAAAGCATTTGGTGTATTAAGATATCTAAAagggtgtttttctttttatggactGCTGCTAGGA
This region includes:
- the LOC142607646 gene encoding pentatricopeptide repeat-containing protein At1g07590, mitochondrial; translated protein: MLTVTLVIQRRVTQAIRRTLTIPFSPLNQILFNFNFLCTQTPLNFPEKVLESKEGKPSCLSYRIEKLPKGESVGLAFQSWMGDGFPIHRGDIFHAINRLRKLKMNKRALEVMEWVIREKPYRPKELDYSYLLEFTTKFHGILQGEKLFSCVPPEFQNDLLYNNLVIACLDKGSIRLSLAYMKKMRDLGHPISHLIFNRLIILHSSPSRKKIIPKILTQMKADKVTPHVSTYNILMKMEANEHNIEGLMKVYGDMKHAKVEPNEVSYCIIATAHAVARLYTVAEAYVEAVEKSVTGDNWSTLDVLIILYGYLGKGKELERTLGIVQELPHVRSKSYILAIEAFGRIGQLSRAEELWLYMKSVKGLRSSDQFNSMISVFCKHGLIDRASRLFKEMEMIECKPNAITYRHLALGCLKADLVEEALRTLELGMDLTASKRVRHSTPWLETTLSIVEIFAEKGDLVNVEKLFEELTKARYTKYTFVYNTLLKAYVKAKKYDPNFLRRMILGGARPDAETYSLMKLAEQFQS